A window from Calditrichia bacterium encodes these proteins:
- a CDS encoding T9SS type A sorting domain-containing protein, whose translation MKKMLTALLLLFCSSVMFAQTTASGWEITNKIAAGDSLWGGWDLIVDLDLDNDGNMEFIISRDPSISGFLSNRSAGQIVDYYESTGDNQFELRWTFQAPILNNAGNVYTAITMGDLDGDLMPELYFGTPLAISDSPPNPRGLYVFEFDGTNFPATPSETWNFGRPDNHEFKVSGMAAGDVDGDGEDELVVQSRGDDGDPGGGGGRTMMVVNSGGVDIGIGLGAFSIEFENSINHTGGVVYDPRIVDFDNDGLGEIWVFTWDFFSLAIYESPSANNYALQVDLNQVFAPDDFGHRRGMRFFDVNGDGNLEFYTAGIQPDNGPNGYIFYIGSTSDVASLTPGDVVKLGGKDLPADGSAVGDLDGDGLMDFLFAGRAPGNDDATWIHRMEYSGTGAPDDSASYEWSTLYESDSPFADLRNVAITDLDSDNKTEVLITRMNTLQDTVPVLVVLENTATGLSQNPGSTVIENYVLRQNYPNPFNPQTTIEFDIKTAAEVNLTVYNATGERVAELVNRQLPAGSYTATFDGKNLSSGVYFYSLRTGDFVATRSMVLLK comes from the coding sequence ATGAAAAAAATGCTGACAGCACTGTTGCTGCTGTTTTGTTCATCTGTAATGTTTGCCCAAACAACCGCCAGCGGATGGGAAATTACCAACAAAATCGCAGCCGGTGATTCGCTGTGGGGCGGGTGGGATTTAATTGTGGATCTGGATTTGGATAACGATGGCAACATGGAATTTATCATCAGTCGCGATCCCAGCATTTCCGGTTTTTTATCGAATCGCAGTGCCGGACAGATTGTGGATTATTACGAAAGTACCGGCGATAACCAGTTTGAGCTGCGCTGGACATTTCAGGCACCGATTTTAAACAACGCCGGCAATGTGTACACCGCGATAACGATGGGCGATTTGGATGGCGATTTAATGCCCGAGCTGTATTTCGGTACGCCGCTGGCGATTTCGGACAGCCCGCCAAATCCGCGCGGATTGTATGTGTTCGAATTTGACGGCACCAATTTTCCGGCAACGCCATCGGAAACCTGGAATTTCGGGCGACCGGATAACCACGAATTCAAGGTTTCCGGAATGGCGGCTGGCGATGTGGACGGTGACGGCGAAGACGAGCTGGTTGTGCAATCGCGGGGTGATGATGGCGATCCCGGCGGTGGCGGCGGCAGAACCATGATGGTTGTGAACTCCGGCGGCGTTGATATCGGCATCGGGCTTGGCGCATTTTCAATCGAATTCGAAAATTCAATCAATCATACCGGTGGCGTGGTTTACGATCCGCGCATCGTCGATTTCGATAACGACGGACTCGGCGAAATCTGGGTGTTCACCTGGGATTTTTTCAGTCTGGCAATTTACGAATCGCCATCGGCAAATAATTACGCCCTGCAGGTAGATCTTAATCAGGTGTTCGCGCCGGACGATTTCGGGCATAGACGCGGTATGCGCTTTTTTGATGTAAACGGCGATGGTAACCTGGAATTTTACACCGCCGGTATTCAGCCGGACAATGGACCGAACGGCTATATTTTTTACATTGGCAGCACATCGGATGTCGCCAGCCTTACGCCCGGTGATGTTGTAAAATTGGGCGGAAAAGACCTGCCCGCCGATGGCTCCGCCGTTGGCGATCTGGATGGCGATGGGTTGATGGATTTCCTGTTTGCCGGACGCGCACCGGGAAATGACGACGCAACCTGGATTCATCGGATGGAATACAGCGGAACCGGCGCACCGGATGACTCTGCAAGTTATGAATGGTCAACACTTTACGAAAGCGATTCCCCGTTTGCGGATCTGAGAAATGTGGCTATCACGGATTTGGATAGCGACAATAAAACCGAGGTGTTGATCACCCGGATGAACACGCTGCAGGATACGGTTCCGGTTTTGGTCGTTTTGGAAAATACAGCCACCGGTTTGTCGCAAAATCCCGGAAGCACAGTGATTGAAAACTATGTGTTGCGGCAGAATTACCCCAACCCGTTTAACCCGCAAACAACGATAGAATTTGATATCAAAACCGCTGCGGAAGTAAACCTGACAGTTTACAATGCCACCGGCGAACGTGTTGCAGAGCTGGTCAATCGCCAATTGCCGGCAGGCAGCTATACCGCGACATTTGACGGCAAAAACCTGAGCAGCGGCGTTTATTTTTACAGCTTGCGAACCGGTGATTTTGTCGCAACGCGCAGTATGGTATTGCTTAAATAG
- the vat gene encoding Vat family streptogramin A O-acetyltransferase, which produces MHGPDPLEKHPMAGFPQICYIKNTIKSANIFVGDYSYYDDPDDSENFERNVLYHYPFIGDKLVIGKFCAFARGVKFIMNGANHKMDGISTYPFYIFGHGWESAMPDMSEFPYKGDTVVGNDVWIGFDSLIMPGVTIGDGAIIASRSVVVSDVEPYTIVGGNPAKLLKRRFDGETVQSLIDIKWWDWPIEKISANLKTIMNGDIAALKAL; this is translated from the coding sequence ATGCACGGACCAGATCCATTAGAAAAACATCCGATGGCAGGATTTCCGCAAATTTGTTATATCAAAAACACCATTAAAAGCGCCAATATTTTTGTCGGCGATTACAGCTATTACGACGATCCGGACGATTCCGAAAATTTTGAACGGAACGTGCTGTATCACTATCCGTTCATCGGCGACAAGCTGGTCATCGGAAAATTTTGCGCGTTTGCCCGCGGTGTAAAATTTATCATGAACGGCGCTAATCACAAAATGGACGGCATTTCCACATATCCGTTTTACATTTTCGGACACGGTTGGGAAAGCGCAATGCCGGATATGAGCGAGTTCCCGTACAAAGGCGATACGGTTGTGGGTAACGATGTCTGGATCGGTTTCGATAGTTTGATCATGCCCGGCGTAACCATCGGCGATGGCGCAATTATCGCATCGCGATCGGTTGTGGTATCGGATGTGGAACCGTACACCATTGTCGGCGGAAATCCGGCAAAGCTGCTCAAACGCCGTTTTGACGGCGAAACGGTGCAATCGCTGATCGACATAAAATGGTGGGATTGGCCCATCGAAAAAATATCCGCGAATCTGAAAACCATCATGAACGGCGATATTGCCGCGTTGAAAGCGTTGTAA
- a CDS encoding MCP four helix bundle domain-containing protein, with product MKYKDLPLAVKQLLGFGFILLIMAAVIGFSISKMFDIKEDFDEITTNRLPRAIAIFDIHLNTTNLRLNQLQHAFATDKIQKQEQAEILIRLIDQINENLDTYNTYKAESEAKNLYSVEESKLFKSFERKWEAYQDLSFSIFQLSLENKSQQAIDLLNGDGREAFNDFSKDLTALVKVNQSDAYLAAQRAEKTYLSTHKVIFLLFFISIIASVIFIGGLVRYNTIPIKQLEKAAKQVADGDLNVTVQIDKRDEVGNLARSFNQMTASLRTATENLQIQASELKLKNDKLQTAHNELEEKSQILMKQKTEILQKNIDLYDTMEELKKTQEHLLMKEKMAALGVLIAGVAHEINSPIGTVISSTDVLRRCIQKIETAISESKDLDELQNSHNFQKAISLLNNNLHTTVNASSRIVTLVKSLKNFSRLDESEYQIADIHDGLNSSLILIGTETQQRISIEKKYGNIPKIFCYASQLNQVFFNVLRNAAQAIEGNGTITIKTYQQDDKVCIEISDTGRGISPEYLEKVFDFKFSSSPERVKLGSGLATAYSIIQRHNGEIKVNSKPGKGSTFLIILPVK from the coding sequence ATGAAATACAAAGACCTCCCATTAGCTGTAAAACAACTCCTCGGTTTCGGTTTCATTTTGCTGATAATGGCGGCGGTAATCGGATTTTCGATTTCCAAAATGTTCGATATCAAAGAGGATTTCGATGAAATTACCACCAACCGTTTGCCCCGTGCGATCGCCATTTTTGATATCCACCTGAACACCACCAACTTGCGGCTCAACCAGCTCCAGCACGCCTTTGCCACGGACAAAATTCAGAAGCAGGAACAGGCGGAGATTCTGATCCGGTTGATCGACCAAATCAACGAAAATCTGGATACGTACAACACGTACAAAGCCGAATCGGAAGCCAAAAACCTGTATTCCGTTGAAGAAAGCAAACTGTTCAAATCTTTCGAACGGAAGTGGGAAGCTTATCAGGATTTGAGTTTCAGCATTTTTCAGCTATCGCTGGAAAACAAAAGCCAGCAAGCGATTGATTTGCTCAACGGCGATGGCCGGGAAGCATTTAACGATTTCAGCAAAGATCTCACAGCGTTGGTAAAAGTGAACCAGAGCGACGCTTATCTTGCGGCGCAGCGTGCCGAAAAAACCTATTTATCGACCCACAAAGTTATTTTCCTGCTGTTTTTTATCTCGATTATTGCATCGGTCATTTTTATCGGCGGGTTGGTTCGATACAACACAATTCCCATCAAACAATTGGAAAAAGCGGCAAAGCAGGTCGCGGATGGCGATTTGAATGTGACGGTGCAAATCGACAAACGCGATGAAGTCGGTAACCTGGCGCGATCGTTTAACCAAATGACCGCATCGCTGCGAACCGCGACCGAAAACCTGCAAATTCAGGCTTCCGAACTGAAGCTGAAAAACGATAAGCTCCAAACCGCGCACAATGAGCTGGAAGAAAAATCACAGATTTTAATGAAGCAGAAAACCGAAATCCTGCAAAAAAACATCGATTTGTACGACACGATGGAGGAGCTGAAAAAGACCCAGGAACATTTGCTGATGAAAGAAAAAATGGCTGCGCTCGGCGTGTTGATCGCCGGCGTTGCGCATGAAATTAACAGCCCGATCGGCACGGTCATCAGCTCTACGGATGTGCTGCGGCGCTGCATCCAAAAAATCGAAACGGCAATTTCGGAAAGCAAGGATCTGGATGAATTGCAAAACAGCCACAATTTCCAAAAAGCCATCAGTTTGTTGAACAACAATCTTCACACAACCGTCAACGCCAGCAGCCGGATTGTCACGTTGGTCAAAAGTCTCAAAAATTTTTCGCGTCTGGATGAGTCGGAATACCAGATTGCCGACATTCACGACGGGTTGAACAGCAGCCTGATTTTGATTGGCACGGAAACGCAGCAGCGCATCAGTATCGAAAAAAAATACGGCAACATCCCCAAAATTTTCTGTTATGCCAGCCAGTTAAACCAGGTTTTTTTCAACGTGCTCCGCAATGCCGCACAGGCGATTGAGGGCAATGGCACGATCACGATTAAAACGTATCAGCAGGATGACAAAGTGTGTATCGAAATTTCGGATACGGGACGCGGTATCTCGCCGGAATATCTGGAAAAAGTATTCGATTTCAAATTTTCATCTTCACCCGAACGGGTAAAACTGGGCTCCGGATTGGCGACGGCTTACAGCATTATCCAACGCCACAACGGTGAAATAAAGGTGAACAGCAAACCGGGAAAAGGGAGCACTTTTCTGATCATCCTGCCTGTTAAATAA
- a CDS encoding Glu/Leu/Phe/Val dehydrogenase — protein sequence MMDKAFNAFEMAQSQFDGVADLLDLDSAARELLRQPMREYHFNIPVRMDDGKVKVFRGFRVQHNDARGPGKGGIRFHPLETIDTVRALSMWMTWKCSAVDIPLGGSKGGVVCDPHNLSDREQERLCRGWVRQVAQNVGPILDVPAPDVMTSAQHMLWMLDEFEIIHGGKYPGFITGKPVGMGGSLGRMEATGYGVIFTVREALKEMNLHPQNTTASVQGFGNVAQFAIQLYQQMGGTVVSVSCWDQAAQKSFAYRKKSGIDLNELRGITDHFGGIDQNKAKDLGYEILPGDSWISEDVDILIPAALENQVTKDNVMQISKQVKIIAEGANGPTTPAADRLIRERNIFLIPDFLANAGGVTCSYFEQVQSNMNYFWERDEVLGKLDIKMTSAFIAISELAKKRRLYMRDAAYVIAVNRVVQACRDRGWI from the coding sequence ATGATGGACAAAGCGTTTAATGCCTTTGAGATGGCTCAGTCCCAGTTTGACGGCGTTGCCGATCTGTTGGATCTGGATAGTGCTGCCCGGGAGCTGTTGCGTCAGCCGATGCGTGAATATCATTTCAATATTCCCGTTCGGATGGATGACGGCAAAGTAAAAGTGTTTCGCGGATTCCGCGTTCAGCACAACGATGCCCGCGGTCCGGGAAAAGGCGGCATCCGGTTTCACCCGCTAGAAACGATCGATACCGTGCGTGCCCTTTCGATGTGGATGACCTGGAAATGCTCCGCAGTGGATATTCCGTTGGGCGGCAGCAAGGGCGGCGTGGTTTGCGATCCGCATAATTTGAGTGATCGCGAACAGGAACGGCTCTGCCGTGGTTGGGTGCGTCAAGTTGCGCAAAATGTCGGTCCCATTCTCGATGTTCCGGCACCGGATGTGATGACCAGCGCCCAGCACATGCTCTGGATGCTCGATGAATTCGAGATTATCCATGGCGGAAAATATCCCGGGTTTATCACCGGAAAACCGGTGGGCATGGGCGGTTCGCTCGGACGGATGGAAGCTACCGGCTACGGTGTAATTTTCACCGTTCGTGAGGCGTTGAAAGAAATGAATTTGCATCCCCAAAATACCACCGCCAGCGTTCAGGGATTTGGAAACGTGGCACAATTTGCCATCCAATTGTACCAGCAGATGGGTGGCACGGTTGTGTCGGTATCCTGTTGGGATCAGGCGGCGCAAAAATCTTTTGCATATCGCAAAAAAAGCGGGATCGATTTGAACGAATTGCGCGGCATCACCGACCATTTTGGCGGTATCGATCAAAACAAAGCGAAGGATTTGGGATACGAAATTTTACCCGGAGATTCATGGATCAGTGAAGATGTGGATATTCTGATTCCCGCCGCGCTGGAAAACCAGGTTACAAAAGATAATGTGATGCAAATTTCCAAACAGGTGAAAATTATCGCCGAAGGCGCTAACGGACCCACGACACCTGCGGCAGACCGTTTGATCCGGGAACGCAATATTTTTCTGATTCCCGATTTTCTGGCGAACGCCGGCGGCGTAACCTGCAGCTATTTTGAACAGGTGCAAAGCAACATGAATTATTTCTGGGAACGCGACGAAGTGTTGGGAAAACTGGATATTAAAATGACTTCGGCATTTATCGCGATCAGCGAATTGGCCAAAAAGCGCCGGTTGTACATGCGCGATGCGGCGTATGTGATCGCCGTAAACCGGGTTGTGCAAGCTTGCCGTGATCGCGGCTGGATCTAA
- a CDS encoding metallophosphoesterase: METGKHTTCFFVADLHGVYAQYQKLFAAIANEQPHAVFLGGDLLPSGMMALASPDFFHEDFVNKVLASGFLKLKSQMGEKFPGVFLILGNDDGRMEEAAILDAAGRGAWQYSHNRKIKFQDYVVYGYSCVPPSPFQLKDWERYDVSRFVDPGCTAPDEGFHSVPVSRHELKYATIKNDLEVLTDNDDLANAIFLFHTPPYQTKLDRAALDGKMIDYAPLDVHIGSIAVRRLIEQRQPLLTLHGHVHESARLTGEWKDRIGQTVMLSAAHDGEELALVRFDPANPAAATRELI, translated from the coding sequence ATGGAAACGGGCAAGCACACAACCTGCTTTTTTGTCGCCGATCTTCACGGCGTTTATGCACAATACCAAAAATTGTTTGCAGCCATTGCCAATGAGCAGCCGCATGCTGTTTTTTTGGGTGGCGATTTGTTGCCGTCCGGCATGATGGCGCTGGCCTCACCGGATTTTTTTCACGAAGATTTTGTGAACAAAGTGCTCGCCAGCGGATTTTTGAAATTAAAATCGCAGATGGGTGAAAAATTTCCCGGCGTTTTTCTGATTTTGGGGAACGATGACGGCCGGATGGAAGAAGCGGCTATTTTGGACGCCGCCGGTCGCGGCGCATGGCAATACAGTCACAATCGAAAAATCAAATTTCAGGATTACGTAGTTTACGGATATTCCTGTGTACCGCCATCGCCATTTCAGCTAAAGGATTGGGAACGATATGACGTATCGCGATTTGTCGATCCCGGCTGCACCGCGCCCGACGAAGGCTTTCATTCCGTTCCGGTTTCCCGGCACGAGCTGAAATATGCAACCATCAAAAATGATCTGGAAGTGCTCACCGATAACGACGACCTCGCCAACGCGATATTTTTATTTCACACACCGCCGTATCAAACCAAACTGGATCGCGCGGCGCTGGATGGCAAAATGATCGATTATGCGCCGCTGGATGTGCATATCGGCAGCATCGCGGTGCGGCGGCTGATCGAACAGCGCCAGCCGTTGCTCACGCTGCACGGTCATGTGCACGAATCTGCCCGGCTCACCGGCGAATGGAAAGACCGGATCGGGCAAACGGTGATGCTTTCCGCCGCGCACGATGGCGAAGAATTGGCGCTGGTGCGTTTCGATCCTGCCAATCCCGCCGCGGCTACCCGCGAATTGATTTGA
- a CDS encoding nuclear transport factor 2 family protein encodes MNTKDPKFTALLFNEAINNQDIESLMALLTENHRFIDSENNVQTGTAKLREIWTDFFRYYPDYRNYFSTVRSVDEVVTITGYTICLFKPLEGDALWRAVIENDKIAEWAVFTDTLENRKKLNIPQ; translated from the coding sequence ATGAATACAAAAGATCCCAAATTTACCGCACTGTTGTTTAACGAAGCCATAAATAATCAGGATATCGAAAGCTTGATGGCGCTGCTGACCGAAAATCACCGCTTTATCGACAGTGAAAACAACGTTCAAACCGGAACGGCAAAACTGCGGGAAATTTGGACCGATTTTTTCAGATATTACCCGGATTACCGGAATTATTTTTCCACCGTTCGTTCGGTCGATGAAGTTGTGACCATCACCGGATACACGATATGTTTGTTCAAGCCGCTGGAGGGCGATGCACTGTGGCGCGCGGTGATCGAAAACGATAAAATTGCCGAATGGGCGGTTTTTACCGACACTCTGGAAAACCGGAAAAAACTGAACATCCCGCAATAA
- a CDS encoding nucleotidyltransferase domain-containing protein: MTNSANPQLDELIRTLKERAKELNCLYVIEEILDNPDKDISLMFCKICEAIPPGWQYPDICRAIITYNGEQHQCDDFELTEWVQHANIVMHDETVGKISVYYLEDRPVADEGPFLKEERKLIGTIANRLGIFLLHNRLKKVFEDGKTSANSSRASWWVILDLLRRTDPRLLMRITRKMTNYMGWQGVEEAEQLLSHFGGSAGESTAEDDPNRPHEKKSLQGYGICEQVFEVASNNLNEAEIYSNIQKWIQEDKTGFLVNILENSGSTLAEIADALERFVHMGTGESELPLSREKGFRVSLIRRLLTDQTDFIKIAKHFVQTSDFYELLNRVIYPAGSHGKLGGKGSGLLLAGQILKKFAKDKPEFENIKIPKTWYLTSDTILSFMNYNNLEEIVEQKYKEIGIVRLEYPFIVQLFKNSQFPPEIVHGLSMALEDLGETPLIVRSSSLLEDRMGTAFAGKYKSLFIANQGTKEERLAALLDAIAEVYASTFSPDPIEYRMERELLDYHEEMGILIQEVVGQKIGPYYLPSFSGVGFSRNEYRWSSRIQRDDGVVRIVPGLGTRAVDRLSDDYPIMLAPGQPGLRVNVSLDEKIRYSPKKVDVIHLEHNQFETVELSRLLREYGEEYPAIDRIVSIMRNERMVLSSALGIDFKKDHSVVTFDGLIERTGFISQIHSVLKTLESTLETPIDIEFASDGKDLYLLQCRAQSYTLESTPASIPVETPPEKTIFTAKRFISNGTIVNNTHIVYVDPAGYSSLKNRADLLAVGRAVGKLNQMLPKRQFVLMGPGRWGSRGDITLGVSVTYSDINNASMLIEIARQKGNYVPDLSFGTHFFQDLVESYIRYLPLYPDDDGNIFNETFLKNADNILSDLLKDFDHLADVVKVIDIPQVTNGMNLHVLMNGDYNKAIGLLDVPVVVPEMKDERFKKPQTKSQPEEFWRWRQRMAEQIAKEMDAEAFGVAGLYLFGSVKNATAGPESDIDLLVHFRGTPRQRHILTAWLHGWSLCLAEMNFLRTGRKSDGLLDVHIVTDQDIEKRTSWAIKINAVTDAAMPLKLNP; this comes from the coding sequence ATGACGAATTCAGCCAATCCCCAACTTGACGAACTCATCAGAACATTAAAAGAGCGTGCCAAAGAACTCAATTGTTTGTATGTGATTGAAGAAATTCTGGACAATCCGGATAAGGATATCTCTCTGATGTTTTGCAAAATTTGCGAAGCAATTCCGCCCGGCTGGCAATACCCGGATATTTGTCGGGCGATCATCACCTACAATGGTGAACAGCACCAGTGCGATGATTTTGAACTTACCGAATGGGTGCAGCACGCCAATATTGTTATGCATGATGAAACGGTCGGGAAAATCAGTGTGTATTATCTGGAAGATCGGCCGGTGGCGGATGAGGGACCATTTCTGAAAGAGGAGCGCAAACTGATCGGCACTATCGCCAACCGGTTGGGAATATTTTTATTGCACAATCGCCTCAAAAAAGTGTTTGAGGATGGTAAAACCAGCGCAAACAGTTCGCGGGCATCTTGGTGGGTGATTCTGGATTTGTTGCGGCGCACCGATCCGCGATTGCTGATGCGGATCACCCGTAAAATGACCAATTACATGGGTTGGCAAGGTGTTGAAGAAGCGGAGCAATTGCTCAGCCATTTTGGCGGCAGCGCCGGAGAATCAACCGCAGAGGATGACCCGAACCGTCCGCACGAAAAAAAATCGTTGCAGGGTTACGGCATTTGCGAGCAAGTGTTCGAAGTTGCCAGCAACAATCTCAACGAAGCGGAAATTTACAGCAACATCCAAAAATGGATTCAGGAGGACAAAACCGGTTTTTTGGTAAATATTCTGGAAAATTCCGGCTCAACGCTGGCGGAAATTGCCGATGCGCTGGAACGATTTGTTCACATGGGCACTGGCGAATCGGAACTGCCGCTTTCCCGCGAAAAAGGATTTCGCGTTTCGCTGATTCGCCGATTGCTGACCGATCAAACCGATTTTATCAAAATTGCCAAACATTTTGTCCAGACATCGGATTTTTATGAATTGCTCAACCGGGTGATTTATCCGGCGGGCAGTCACGGAAAACTGGGCGGCAAAGGCTCCGGGCTGCTGTTGGCGGGTCAAATTCTCAAAAAATTTGCCAAAGACAAACCGGAGTTTGAAAATATCAAAATCCCCAAAACATGGTATCTCACGTCCGATACCATTTTGAGCTTCATGAATTATAACAATCTGGAAGAAATTGTTGAGCAGAAATACAAAGAAATCGGGATCGTTCGGCTGGAGTACCCGTTCATTGTGCAACTGTTCAAAAATTCCCAGTTCCCGCCGGAAATTGTTCACGGATTATCGATGGCGCTGGAAGATTTGGGCGAAACACCGTTGATTGTCCGCAGCTCCAGCCTGCTGGAAGACCGGATGGGCACCGCGTTCGCGGGGAAATACAAAAGCTTGTTTATCGCCAATCAGGGCACAAAAGAGGAGCGATTGGCAGCACTACTGGACGCCATTGCAGAGGTGTATGCTTCAACCTTCAGCCCGGACCCGATCGAATACCGGATGGAACGGGAACTGCTGGATTATCACGAAGAAATGGGCATTTTGATTCAGGAAGTGGTGGGGCAAAAGATCGGCCCGTATTATCTGCCATCGTTTTCCGGAGTGGGATTCAGCCGGAACGAATACCGCTGGTCCAGCCGGATACAGCGCGACGACGGCGTTGTTCGCATTGTGCCGGGATTGGGCACTCGCGCTGTCGATCGCCTCAGCGATGATTATCCGATCATGCTGGCGCCCGGTCAGCCCGGATTGCGCGTCAACGTTTCGCTGGATGAAAAAATACGCTATTCACCCAAAAAAGTAGATGTGATTCATCTCGAACACAACCAGTTCGAGACGGTGGAACTCAGCCGGCTGCTCCGGGAATATGGTGAAGAATATCCGGCGATCGACCGGATTGTTTCCATCATGCGGAACGAGCGAATGGTGCTTTCATCCGCGTTGGGCATCGATTTCAAAAAAGATCATTCGGTTGTCACATTTGACGGATTGATTGAGCGAACCGGGTTCATCTCCCAAATTCACTCTGTATTGAAAACGTTGGAATCAACGCTGGAAACACCAATCGATATTGAATTTGCCAGCGATGGGAAAGACCTCTATCTTTTGCAATGCCGTGCACAAAGCTATACTTTGGAGAGCACGCCGGCAAGCATTCCGGTGGAAACGCCGCCGGAAAAAACCATTTTTACCGCCAAACGGTTTATCTCCAACGGAACGATTGTCAACAATACGCACATCGTTTATGTGGACCCGGCAGGATACAGCAGCCTCAAAAACCGGGCGGATTTGCTGGCCGTGGGGCGGGCTGTCGGCAAGCTGAACCAGATGCTGCCCAAACGCCAGTTTGTGCTGATGGGACCGGGACGCTGGGGCAGTCGCGGCGATATTACGCTGGGTGTAAGTGTCACATATTCAGATATTAACAACGCATCGATGCTCATCGAGATTGCCCGGCAAAAAGGCAATTACGTGCCGGATTTATCTTTTGGCACCCACTTTTTTCAGGATCTGGTAGAATCGTATATCCGCTATTTGCCGCTGTATCCGGATGATGACGGCAATATTTTCAACGAAACTTTTTTGAAAAATGCGGATAATATTTTGTCGGATTTGCTGAAGGATTTCGATCATTTAGCGGATGTCGTGAAAGTCATCGACATCCCGCAGGTAACCAACGGAATGAATTTGCATGTGCTGATGAATGGCGATTACAACAAAGCGATCGGATTGCTGGATGTGCCGGTTGTGGTGCCGGAAATGAAAGATGAGCGGTTTAAAAAACCGCAAACCAAAAGTCAGCCGGAAGAGTTCTGGCGCTGGCGCCAGCGAATGGCAGAACAAATTGCCAAAGAAATGGATGCAGAAGCGTTTGGCGTTGCCGGTTTGTATTTGTTTGGCAGTGTCAAAAATGCAACAGCAGGACCGGAAAGTGATATCGATCTGCTGGTTCATTTCCGGGGAACACCCCGCCAACGGCACATTTTGACGGCCTGGCTGCACGGTTGGAGTTTGTGTTTGGCGGAAATGAATTTTCTGCGAACGGGTCGCAAAAGCGACGGACTGCTGGACGTTCATATTGTTACCGATCAGGATATCGAAAAACGCACCAGTTGGGCGATCAAAATTAATGCGGTTACCGATGCGGCGATGCCGCTAAAACTGAATCCATAA
- a CDS encoding creatininase family protein, which yields MSERPYILAETHWKTVKNTPYEVVVLPWGATEAHNYHLPYATDNLQCDYIAAEAARIAWEKGAKVVVLPTIPFGVNTGQFEIKLDINMNPGTQAMVFRDIAESLSRQGLQKIVILNGHGGNNFRQMLREIQPQYPQLFMSVINWYQVLENSRFFDEPGDHAGEMETANMQHIAPDLVLPLSEAGTGESIPFKLKGIAEGWVWAQREWHKATVDTGVGNPAKATPEKGRIFLEALTTKIAGYLVDLANSDINDLYE from the coding sequence ATGTCCGAACGACCCTATATTTTAGCCGAAACCCATTGGAAAACCGTAAAAAATACGCCATACGAAGTGGTGGTGCTGCCGTGGGGTGCTACCGAGGCGCACAACTACCATTTGCCGTATGCCACCGATAATTTGCAATGCGATTACATTGCGGCGGAAGCAGCGCGAATCGCATGGGAAAAAGGTGCAAAAGTGGTGGTTTTGCCGACGATCCCGTTTGGCGTGAACACCGGGCAATTTGAAATCAAGCTGGATATCAACATGAATCCGGGTACGCAGGCGATGGTATTTCGCGATATCGCGGAATCGCTGTCGCGCCAGGGTTTGCAGAAAATCGTGATTTTGAACGGGCACGGCGGCAACAATTTCCGGCAGATGTTGCGGGAGATCCAACCGCAATATCCACAACTGTTTATGAGCGTTATCAATTGGTATCAGGTGCTCGAAAACAGCCGCTTTTTTGATGAACCGGGCGATCATGCAGGAGAGATGGAAACGGCAAATATGCAGCACATCGCGCCGGATTTGGTGCTGCCGCTTTCCGAAGCGGGAACCGGCGAAAGCATCCCGTTCAAATTAAAAGGTATCGCCGAAGGCTGGGTGTGGGCGCAGCGCGAATGGCACAAAGCCACAGTCGATACGGGTGTGGGAAATCCCGCCAAAGCAACGCCGGAAAAAGGGCGTATTTTTCTCGAAGCGTTGACAACAAAAATCGCCGGTTATCTGGTCGATCTCGCCAACAGCGACATCAACGATTTGTATGAATAG